A single region of the Desulfomonilaceae bacterium genome encodes:
- a CDS encoding RNA-binding protein, with amino-acid sequence MSIKIYVGNLSFDSSEGELNGLFEPYGVVDSAKIIVDQFTNRSRGFGFIEMQNREEGLRAIQELDSKDLGGRSLKVNEARPKTNSGDRPRGNGGSRW; translated from the coding sequence ATGAGCATTAAAATTTATGTTGGAAATCTGTCTTTCGATTCGAGCGAGGGCGAGCTTAACGGTCTTTTTGAACCCTATGGAGTTGTGGATTCGGCTAAGATCATCGTTGACCAATTCACAAATCGATCCCGAGGATTTGGATTTATCGAGATGCAAAATCGTGAGGAAGGTCTTCGAGCCATCCAGGAACTTGATTCAAAAGACCTCGGTGGTCGCAGTCTGAAAGTGAACGAGGCTCGTCCAAAGACAAATTCAGGAGACAGGCCCAGAGGCAACGGCGGATCGCGCTGGTAA
- the rpsU gene encoding 30S ribosomal protein S21 yields MPGVVVREDEPFENAIRRFKKQLVKSGVLGEAKRRRAYDKPSVKKKKKAILARKRLMKKLRRMRRFN; encoded by the coding sequence ATGCCTGGTGTCGTGGTCAGAGAGGACGAACCATTTGAAAACGCGATAAGACGATTCAAGAAGCAACTGGTGAAATCCGGGGTTCTTGGAGAGGCTAAGAGAAGGCGAGCATACGACAAGCCTAGCGTTAAGAAAAAGAAAAAGGCCATATTAGCCAGAAAGAGGCTTATGAAGAAACTTAGGAGAATGCGACGGTTTAACTGA
- a CDS encoding MBL fold metallo-hydrolase, which produces MTATATRLKPTNRVEITILVDNYVDLLLPDEPGIVRPSLAKNGTILSKTLLAEHGLSLLIDTWDGETTRRTLLDTGYNAGTLLHNMQTLDLDPKSIDALVISHGHMDHTGSVNMALEAIGKPIPIVCHPDMFRNRFLENPQMGLVKFPQLANREQMVERGAQLSEGRGPTLIAGSTVLVTGEIPRVTDFEKGMPGAQIEIDGKLGIDKIEDDQAIVINLAGCGLVVISGCAHSGIINSMLYAQKITGEEKVFGALGGFHLIGPDMEFLIESTVEELKKIAPKLIMPMHCTGRVAMQRLQSEFADRFVLSSVGTRLILTARAC; this is translated from the coding sequence ATGACTGCAACCGCAACACGTCTTAAACCCACCAACAGAGTAGAAATAACAATACTCGTGGACAACTACGTTGACCTGCTCCTTCCGGACGAACCAGGAATAGTGAGACCATCTTTAGCTAAAAACGGAACAATTCTTTCAAAAACCTTGCTCGCTGAGCACGGACTGTCTCTTCTAATTGATACGTGGGATGGGGAAACGACGCGAAGAACACTGCTGGATACCGGCTATAACGCTGGAACGCTGCTCCATAACATGCAGACCCTCGACTTGGATCCTAAGAGCATTGACGCGCTAGTCATAAGCCATGGCCACATGGATCACACAGGCTCCGTGAACATGGCTCTTGAAGCCATAGGAAAGCCTATCCCTATTGTATGCCACCCCGATATGTTTCGAAATCGGTTTTTAGAAAATCCCCAAATGGGTTTGGTCAAGTTTCCTCAGCTCGCCAACCGTGAACAGATGGTTGAACGGGGCGCTCAGTTGTCCGAAGGTCGGGGTCCCACCCTAATAGCTGGAAGCACAGTCTTGGTGACTGGTGAAATTCCACGTGTCACAGATTTCGAGAAGGGCATGCCCGGAGCACAGATTGAAATTGATGGGAAATTAGGCATAGATAAGATTGAAGATGATCAGGCGATTGTGATCAATTTAGCTGGTTGCGGCCTCGTGGTCATCTCGGGTTGCGCTCATTCAGGTATAATCAATTCCATGCTTTACGCTCAAAAAATCACCGGCGAAGAGAAAGTCTTTGGAGCGCTGGGTGGTTTTCATCTGATCGGACCTGATATGGAGTTCTTGATTGAATCTACAGTCGAGGAACTAAAGAAAATAGCTCCGAAGCTCATAATGCCAATGCACTGCACCGGACGAGTAGCGATGCAAAGACTCCAGTCTGAATTTGCCGATCGTTTTGTATTGAGCAGTGTGGGAACAAGATTGATTCTGACGGCTCGAGCTTGCTGA